In a single window of the Cuculus canorus isolate bCucCan1 chromosome 25, bCucCan1.pri, whole genome shotgun sequence genome:
- the DAD1 gene encoding dolichyl-diphosphooligosaccharide--protein glycosyltransferase subunit DAD1, with amino-acid sequence MRAESPFQSLTQLCCISLEKPGLVALHPAFPSSSPPPLPVARKHLAATSGQLSGTMSGSAAAGSVGSVVRRFLAEYGSGTPSRLKVLDAYLLYVLLTGALQFGYCLGVGTFPFNSFLSGFISAVGSFILGVCLRIQINPQNKGEFQGISPERAFADFLFANTILHLVVINFVG; translated from the exons ATGCGAGCTGAATCCCCCTTCCAGAGCCtcacccagctctgctgcatcaGTTTGGAGAAGCCTGGGCTTGTTGCCTTAC ACCCCGCCTTCCCgtcctcttcccccccccccctccccgtggCCCGGAAGCACCTCGCGGCCACTTCCGGCCAGCTCAGCGGGACCATGTCGGGCTCGGCGGCAGCGGGCTCGGTGGGGTCAGTGGTGCGGCGGTTCCTGGCCGAGTACGGCAGCGGCACGCCCAGCCGCCTCAAGGTGCTGGACGCCTACCTGCTGTACGTGCTGCTCACGGGAGCGCTGCAGTTCGGCTACTGCCTCGGCGTCGGCACCTTCCCCTTCAACTCCTTCCTCAGCGGCTTCATCTCCGCCGTCGGCAGCTTCATTCTGGGCG tttgCCTCCGGATCCAGATCAACCCCCAAAACAAAGGCGAATTCCAAGGCATTTCACCAGAGCGGGCGTTTGCTGATTTCCTCTTTGCTAACACCATCCTGCATCTTGTAGTCATTAATTTTGTTGGCTGA